The nucleotide sequence GTCGAAGGATTTGGTTGTCGAGGGGTTTAGGGCGTACGAGGCGATTGTGAAAAAGACGGCTGGGAAATTTAGTGTGGGGGATAGTGTTACGCTGGCGGATGTTTGTTTGGTGCCGGCTGTTTGGGGGGCGGAGAGGGTTGGGGTGGATATGGGGGAGTTTCCGACTATAAAGCAGGTGGCGGAGAGGTTGGAGGGGGAGGAGTGTGTGAGGAGGGGGCATTGGATGACGCAGGAGGATACGCCGGAGGAGTTTAGGGTGAAGGAATAGATTTGTAAATAGGATTGATCTTTTATATGTTTATACTTGCACAAGGATGTCGGATCCTACTTGAACGTTCAGGTTTATAGTCATTTCGTATTCTTCACTTTTCATACAGCAAACATTTAAGATAAAAACGGAGAAATGAACTATCTAAAATTCAAGCTTCAACGCCGGCAGGATAGTAGCCTCACAGTCACCGAAGCCCACGTAACTTCCCTCCTCACCAGCCAAACCACGCAGAACAACGCGATCGCCATCCTCCAAGAAGATACGCTCCGAACCATCACTCAGCTTGATGGGATTCTTTCCATTTGTCTGCTCCAGAATACTACCCTGTGTTTGCGGCTCCTTTCCAGAGATCGTACCACTACCAAGCAGATCACCAGTGTTCATGTTGCATCCCGTAATGGTATGGTGCGTAAGCATCTGAGGGAACGAGTACAGAAGGTTCTGCGCGTTGCTCTTCGAGATAACCGTCGACTTTCCACCATCAGGCGTAATTTCAACTTCGAGGGGAATGTTGAAGGCGTTGACAGCGCGCTTCTCACGGAGATAGGGCAGCAGAGTCTCACGGTCACCTGGCTCGAGACCCGGCGCGCGGAAGGGCTCCAATGCATCAATGAGGACAACCCAGGGGGTGATTGTGGTGGCAAAGTTCTTCGCGTTGAAAGGACCCAGAGGAACGTATTCCCAGGCCTGAATGTCACGGGCAGACCAGTCGTTCATCAGTACCAGACCGAAGATGTGGTCCTCGGCTTCGTTAACGGGAACTGGCTTGCCCAGGTCATTGGGCTTGCTAACAAACGCAGCCAGTTCCAATTCAATGTCCAACTTCTTGCACGGAGAGAAGGTAGGGACCTTGGGGTTGGCAGCTGGGTTGGTCAGGATTTGTCCATTGGGACGGTGGATGGGTGTGCCCGAAACGATCACAGACGATGCGCGACTGTGGTATGCGACAGGAAGATGGGTGTAGTTGGGCTGTAGAGCATTTTCTGGACCACGGAAGAGCACACCGACGTTGTAAGCGTGGTTGAGACCGGCGTAGAAATCCGTGTAGTCACCGATTTGCAGAGGGACGTGGTTCGTCACTTCTGACAGAGGCAAGAGCGCTTCCTTCTGCAAGCTTGCATTGTCTTTGAGGACTTGAGGGTACGGAGTGTCGGCGCGGAAAACGGCTTGAAGGTATTCGCGGACCTGGCGATGTACCGGACGACCGAGAGCGGCAAAGGCGTTCAATGTTGGCTCGTTAAAGACGCTGAGATGAGGCTGGATTGCGGGGAGCTGCGAGAAGCCAGAAGACGAGGCAAAGGCGCTCAAGTTCAGCGCATATTCACCAATTGCGATCGCGGGAACTCGAGGGGATGCCTTTGTTGAGGAGATAATGCCAAAGGGGATATTGGCCAGCGAAAAGGGTGAGTTCTTCGGGATCTGAAGCCACGAAGCCATTGTTTCGATATAGATAAGGTTGAAACTTGACAGGGTATCTATGAGGATAATTCAAGAACTTGGAGAGCGACAAGAAGGCCGATTAAAAAGACACTGCCCCTCCTTCTAATCCTAGCTTCTGCTGTCCTCGTCATCTCCTCTAACCGTGTCGCCTTCCCTTTGCGCCGTCCTCAATTTTCCGTTGTTCTGGGACTGCGGAATCAAGTCCGCCCCCTCTCCCCGCTTATTGCCGGCTATATTCCGCGACTTCCCCGCAACCTTGCTTTACGCGGATGAAAATTCCCGTCGCGACGGACGAAGTCGCAATAGACTGTGGAAGGGAAAGGATGATGGATATATTTCACAGAGAGCCCAGTTGAGCTTGCCCTTCCAGGAGATTGACTATTTGGAACTATCTACGAGAAGGAACACCACTGAAACGACACCGCCAACACAATGCCGGTTACTCAGTTTAAACACCCCGATCCATACAAATACCAGAATGGCTTCGACTCTTATCATGAGTACGTGATAAAAACCACAGAAAGGGAAAGTGACAACTGCTAACGATAATCCCAACAGAACCGAAGCCATCGAAGGCGCCCTTCCAATAGGACACAACTCCCCTCAAAAAGCGCCATATGGCCTCTACGCCGAAAAACTCTCCGGAACAGCCTTTACCGCTCCCCGACATGAGAACAAACAGACCTGGGTCTACAGAATCATCCCCGCAGCATCCCACGAGAACTTCAACGCTGAGGAAACAGATACATACCACACGCGCATGACAACCGAAACTCACAAGCTGCACCATATCCCCAACCAGTTGCGGTGGAATCCGTTTGATCTGGACGAGAAGGTTGACTGGGTTCATGGTTTGCATCTTGTGGCAGGCGCAGGAGATCCTACCTTGAAACATGGTCTTGGGATTCTGCTGTACGCCGCTGGAAAGGACATGGGCAAGGAGGCGTTTTACTCGGCTGATGGAGACTTTTTAATTGTTCCCCAGCATGGCGTGTTGGATATTCAGACAGAGCTGGGAAGACTCGTCGTCCGTCCGAATGAGATCTGCGTGATTCCTCGTGGTGTGAGATATCGCGTGACTCTTCCCGATGGTCCTGTGAGAGGATATATCTGCGAGCTTTACCAGGGCCACTTCCAGCTTCCCGAGCTGGGCCCAATTGGTTCCAACTGTCTAGCCAACGCACGAGACTTCCAGGCTCCTGTGGCTTCCTTTGAGGACGATGAGTCTGAGTACCATCTGTATAGCAAGTTCGCAAACACTCTCTTCTCCGCCCGTCAGGACCACTCTCCGTTTGATATCGTTGCTTGGCACGGCAACTACTATCCCTACAAGTATGACTTGGGACGATTCAACACCATTGGTTCGGTTTCTTTTGACCATCCCGATCCGTCGATCTACACCGTCCTCACTGGCCCGTCGGACCACGTTGGTACAGCGATCGCGGACTTCGTGATCTTCCCTCCCCGCTGGCTCGTGCAAGAAGACACCTTCCGTCCCCCATGGTACCATCGTAACACCATGTCTGAATTCATGGGACTGATTGCCGGAAACTACGATGCAAAGACTGGTGGTGGCTTCCAGCCGGCTGGCGCCAGTCTGCACAATGTCATGAGTGCCCATGGTCCGGACATGAGTGCTTTCGAGGGGGCGAGCAATGCGGATTTGAAGCCTCAGAAGATTGGAGAGGGAAGTATGGCATTCATGTTTGAGAGGTGAGTTCTGTCTTCGTTCACTACACAGAAATATCTTGCTAACCTATGTGTGTAGTTCGCTCATGGTCGGTGTATCTGAATGGGGTCTGAAGACTTGCGAAAAGGTGCAAGAAGAGTACAACGATCACAGTTGGCGTCCACTCAAGAGACATTTCAAGGATCCTCGCAAGGCATGAGCAGGTGTATTTGATACCAGTGTTTTGATGTAGCAATAGCAATGTCTTAGTAAAGAGAATCGTTGAAGCAATGGCAACACACGTATGAAAAGCATTTCCTAGTTAAACACACGTTATTCAGATATACACAATGACATTGTAACAGAATAACGGCTACAAAGTAACAACTCATCCTACAACCTCCTTCCTCATCGCCTCCTTCACAATAGCTCCACACATCTTCGCATACGGATTCGTCTGCACCGCCATTTGCTGCGCAATCTTATTCCCATATCTCCCTCCCAGGAAAAAGTCCCTACTCGCCATCTCCTCCAACTGATCGGATCCCAGCTCCCACAGTTGTCCCACCCCTTGAGCCTTGGAATTCCTCCTCGCCCTGGCAGCTTTAAGCAGCAGATACCCGCGATGTGTATGCGTGTCTGCCAGGATACGCGCCTGAAGGAGAGAGACGGGGTCTGCTGGTGATAAAGGCGTGGATAGGTTGATTGCTTGTCCCAGATCAGCGAAGAGTCGAGAAACAGTAGGCGCATTCGCTGGATCCGTGAACATTGCATCCCCCGTTTTTAATTCCAGCTTCTCACTCAGACTAGATTCCTTGTCAACAAGCATCCGAAGCACCTGCGCTCTATTAGCATAGGCGGGCGGGTAAGTCGGGTTATCCTCGATAAGAGCGTCTAGGGCTGTAATGGCGGAGTGGATGGTTTCTTGGGAGACATTGTCGATTTGGAGGGATTTTATGATGGATTTTTCGCGGTTGCCGAGTAACTTGTGATCTTCCGGGGTGATTTGTAGGTTTGCAGGGAATGGGGGGAGGGTTGAGTCGATTTGTATTGCtgaggatggggaggatTCGGCGTCGAAGAGAGCGTGGAGGACGGCGGAGTCGTTGGTTGTTAGGTTTGACATTTTGACGTTCGTAAAGTAGGTACACAAGAGAATTTTTGCGTATGGAAATGCGAATGATAACGAGAAAACGGAATATATATTATCATTATTTATTTACCTTTGCTCGTTCGTCATCGCGTTGAATGCTATGGCCCCGGATATCGCAAACACCCGCTATTTTCCGCTCCGCACCGTGAAATACCCGCTAACAACCGCCATCATCCTTTGTTTGCCGTGGCTTACCCTGGGTGTTGCTTCTTCGATAACCATGATTTTTATGTTAGTCGCGGCTACTTTATGGAAAGGAAATCGAAGATAGGATGATAACCGTGTCAACCATGGTTTATAAATACCGCTCCATCTACTGGTCATCCCCAGCATCATCCAAACAGCCCTGATCTAACATAGTCTCTTGATCCAAGATTCAAGTCCCAACCAAGTCTTTAAATAGATAAACAGAACAAAATGGCACCATCAGCACTCCCAGACTCAACCCTAACAAGCGACTCCTCCCCGCTCGCCTCCTACAAAGCCTACGACCACGTCCACTGGTACGTCGGCAAT is from Aspergillus chevalieri M1 DNA, chromosome 8, nearly complete sequence and encodes:
- the fahA gene encoding fumarylacetoacetate hydrolase FahA (COG:G;~EggNog:ENOG410PIEU;~InterPro:IPR015377,IPR036462,IPR036663,IPR011234, IPR005959;~PFAM:PF09298,PF01557;~go_function: GO:0003824 - catalytic activity [Evidence IEA];~go_function: GO:0004334 - fumarylacetoacetase activity [Evidence IEA];~go_process: GO:0009072 - aromatic amino acid family metabolic process [Evidence IEA]); translation: MASWLQIPKNSPFSLANIPFGIISSTKASPRVPAIAIGEYALNLSAFASSSGFSQLPAIQPHLSVFNEPTLNAFAALGRPVHRQVREYLQAVFRADTPYPQVLKDNASLQKEALLPLSEVTNHVPLQIGDYTDFYAGLNHAYNVGVLFRGPENALQPNYTHLPVAYHSRASSVIVSGTPIHRPNGQILTNPAANPKVPTFSPCKKLDIELELAAFVSKPNDLGKPVPVNEAEDHIFGLVLMNDWSARDIQAWEYVPLGPFNAKNFATTITPWVVLIDALEPFRAPGLEPGDRETLLPYLREKRAVNAFNIPLEVEITPDGGKSTVISKSNAQNLLYSFPQMLTHHTITGCNMNTGDLLGSGTISGKEPQTQGSILEQTNGKNPIKLSDGSERIFLEDGDRVVLRGLAGEEGSYVGFGDCEATILPALKLEF
- the hmgA gene encoding putative homogentisate 1,2-dioxygenase (HmgA) (COG:E;~EggNog:ENOG410PM1W;~InterPro:IPR014710,IPR011051,IPR005708;~PFAM:PF04209;~go_function: GO:0004411 - homogentisate 1,2-dioxygenase activity [Evidence IEA];~go_process: GO:0006559 - L-phenylalanine catabolic process [Evidence IEA];~go_process: GO:0006570 - tyrosine metabolic process [Evidence IEA];~go_process: GO:0055114 - oxidation-reduction process [Evidence IEA]), which codes for MPVTQFKHPDPYKYQNGFDSYHETEAIEGALPIGHNSPQKAPYGLYAEKLSGTAFTAPRHENKQTWVYRIIPAASHENFNAEETDTYHTRMTTETHKLHHIPNQLRWNPFDLDEKVDWVHGLHLVAGAGDPTLKHGLGILLYAAGKDMGKEAFYSADGDFLIVPQHGVLDIQTELGRLVVRPNEICVIPRGVRYRVTLPDGPVRGYICELYQGHFQLPELGPIGSNCLANARDFQAPVASFEDDESEYHLYSKFANTLFSARQDHSPFDIVAWHGNYYPYKYDLGRFNTIGSVSFDHPDPSIYTVLTGPSDHVGTAIADFVIFPPRWLVQEDTFRPPWYHRNTMSEFMGLIAGNYDAKTGGGFQPAGASLHNVMSAHGPDMSAFEGASNADLKPQKIGEGSMAFMFESSLMVGVSEWGLKTCEKVQEEYNDHSWRPLKRHFKDPRKA
- the hmgX gene encoding protein hmgX (COG:S;~EggNog:ENOG410PQI0;~InterPro:IPR038906) is translated as MSNLTTNDSAVLHALFDAESSPSSAIQIDSTLPPFPANLQITPEDHKLLGNREKSIIKSLQIDNVSQETIHSAITALDALIEDNPTYPPAYANRAQVLRMLVDKESSLSEKLELKTGDAMFTDPANAPTVSRLFADLGQAINLSTPLSPADPVSLLQARILADTHTHRGYLLLKAARARRNSKAQGVGQLWELGSDQLEEMASRDFFLGGRYGNKIAQQMAVQTNPYAKMCGAIVKEAMRKEVVG